GAATCTCTGGCTGAAGCAGCTCATCCATCGCCCCGTTCTTGTCCCTGATATTTTGATTTTCTTAGAGTGTGTGATGAATTAAGTTAATTTAGCTCATCGAATTCCAGTTGCAAACTATATTGCAAGCCATACCTAGGACAAAGCATGAATCAATTTAACGTTTCATGTTATTTTTTCTCGGTTGCAACTCTCAGATTTATGTTGAGACACGTGGCTAGCATGAATCATGAAATAATCCAATGGCATGAGGCATTTTCTTGGTTGCGACTCATGTGTAAGtataaatctcagttgcaacctcATATACAATTAGAAAAATCTCGGTTGAAACTTATGGCTAGTAGAAATCACGATGCAATCCTATAACCTAGGAGTCGATCTAGAATAAAAAAAAAGGTGTCAAATTAAGCTAATTCCCACTCAAACGAGAAATTAGCAAAACCAATTAATCCAATGACCAAAACGAGTATATTATTTTTTCGAAAGGTGTTGAAAAAGCTGACATAATATAAAACTTTGAGAGCTGGCTTACTGTTGCAAGCTTTGCGTGGTTGCTGATTCGATTTTAGTCTTTCTTTTCTCTTTCCCTGGGCGCACGTGTGCAGCTGTGGCCTACGCCGAGCTGGCCTTGAATAATGGGACTTTTCCGGCCGCCGTCCGAATCTTTTCTGCCGCCCATCCCCCATGCGCGCGTGACCACTAGCCTAGCTAGGTTCAGCATGGCATGACAATGAAACGATTATGATTTGCGCTGACACGATCGAGTTCTTGGGCCTGCAGCGATCTCCTGAACGAGTACACGGTGGCGGTGAGGAGGATGGCCTGCTCGGTGCTGGAGCTGATGGCGGAAGGGCTGGGCATGGCGGAGAGCAACGCCTTCGCGAGGCTGGTCCTGCACGAGGACAGCGACTCCATGCTGCGCGTCAACCACTACCCGCCGCGACCCGAGCAGAAGCAGCTTCACGGCGGCGCCGGCGGTAATGGCAGGGTGACCGGGTTCGGCGAGCACACCGACCCGCAAATCATCTCCGTGCTCCGCTCCAACGCCACCTCCGGCCTCGAGATCGCGCTGCGGGACGGCTCCTGGGTCTCGGTGCCGCCCGACCAGAGCTCATTCTTCGTCAATGTTGGCGACGCACTGCAGGTACTACATATCCTGTctatttcttgttcttcttcttcttcttcagagCTGTTCGTTATCGCAATTAGCATGCAAATCCGTTCGCTAATGCAGCATAAAAAAGGATCAAAAGTACCTAAACTGGCCCCATTGTCTGATGTCTGAGTGGATGTCAAACGGGCAAACCATTATTGAACACGAGAAATCCGGGCATGATTCAaaatgttttcaaaattaaaatcATGTAGTAGAGCACAGAGCTGGCTAGCCTACACGTCAAATCGACGACAGGTAGTACAGTGATGACCCGTCACTGGTAACCGTGCACTCGTCTCTTTTCCAGGCAGCCAGCCCAGGTGAACTGAGGTACACAAACTTTTCTGAAAGAAAAATGTCGGGATCGCATATGGGCCATGCCAAGTCCTTTTTTTTTTTCGAATGGATCACAACTAAGTTCGTATGGGACACTAGAAGCTGCTTCCATCTGTTCCATATGAAACTATTTCATCAACATAATTCAACAGCCGGGAGATTGGTTGCTGATGATCCAACGAAAACTTTGCTTGTGCCCGCAGGTTCTGACGAACGGGAGGTTCAGGAGCGTGAGGCACCGGGTGATGATGAACAGCATCCGGTCGCGGGTGTCAGTCATCTTCTTCGGCGGCCCGCCGCCGCTGGAGACGCTGGCGCCGCTGCCGGAGCTCGTGGGGGAAGGCGGCCGCAGGCGGTACAGGGAGTTCACGTGGCGGGAGTACAAGGCCTCGGCCTACAGGACCAAGCTCGCGGAGAACAGGCTCTGCCACTTCGAGACCACCATCTAGCAGCTTAGTAGTTAGTACAACGCGATTGCTgtgtttttttctttttggttTGTGACGGGGAAATTGAGTCTTTGTGTGCAAGGTTTTTGCTAGTGTGTTCGTAGTGGTAGCTGGTATATATGCCGATGAATGCTTTCGTGCTGCAGAGCAGTTTTTTGTAGGTCCGGTACGTTTTGAGTGCTCAAGCTATGCACAAGATGCTTAGCTATTTTAAAAATTGGGAATGCTTTGGTGTGTGTTCTGTTCTTCTCAACGCAGTATTCACGAGCGGTGGCAAATTCAGCATCCGACAGTGGACAATCCTTGTTCAATTGTGTTTCTCTGATTAAATCGACTTAATAGCACAAAATTACCGTAATTAAGGCAAAATTTACAAAATGGTATGGCTTTACATTTTCGTAGCGTAAATCTACTAGTACCTTGGAGGAATTTTTTTGCAATTTGAGCAAATGACCCGTTGAAAGCAACTTGACAGTAAAACTGATGGGTAGGCCTAGCTTTAACATACCAGGTTTTAGGACAAACACATGGTAGTTTTAGAAGCGTCGTGCATTAGCATTTCAAAACAGGGAAAATCACGCCATAAAACAAAAGTCTAGAGGAATCAAGTCTCTCTCGCCATGAGTTAGGGTTTAGTTGTGGCGAGAGTGCGATAGATTTCAACATGACCTATTTGCACTTAGGGCTTTGAAGGGGAAAACTTAAACTGAAGTTTAAGTACAagctttgaattcaaatttgaattgtaaaCAATAATAGAATAAGTTACAACATTTCAAACTTAGAGAAATTATagctttattgttttttttataaTGGACGCTTTATTACTTATGAGAAGCAATTACACCCGacctctgcatagctaagatgcacacaacTGTTCAAAAAGTCTCTAAGGTCTGTAGTGATAAATAAAAGTTGAATTACATATGAAACATGAGCATGTGTAAGATGCCTAAGATGAAGGCGGAGGCCCAATTcgtagattatgctgccacccatgtaggaaaaagtatccctcgtcgtgtcctccaaccgtgtacatgcCTCCATAAAGAGATCTCGATTCTCCACCTTTTGTAGCGCAGACCATGAACGACGAGTAGCGGTACATTGGTAGATAACCTGCAAAAGAGaacaatttttatcattaaaaactttGTCATTTCTACACAGCCATAGCGACCATATAATGGCAAACGCCCCTACCCTAATAAACGTTTCATATCTGTGAtcaataccatgaagccaattatcAAAGATATTAGCCACACTAGTCGGGGAATACAGATCAGAAGCTACTTGGATGCATGACCATATAGACCTGGCAAAGCGACATTGGAATAACAAGTGTTTAATCGTCTCGTTgtgatgacagaaaacacactgcgtactcccatgccaattgcgtttcacaagattatctttggttaggattactcctcgacgcagataccaccaaaaatcttaattttgagcggtattttcatcttccaatttttgttttgtttttatcAACTGATATTTCGGTTGGATAATTGCATTGTACAATGAACTTATAGAGAACTTTTCATTGGACTGTAAATTCTAACGAAATTCATCATGCCCTTCCGACAACTGAATGGACTCCAAACGTAGAAGTAAGGCATTCCATGGAAGAAGTCGCGGACCGATTAAATCCCATCTAAATGTCACTGTCGGAGGTGAGGTTGCCATTACTAATGCAATAGTATCACTTTTGCGACGAACAATGTTGTATAACACATTAAACATTGTCTTTACAAGATTCCATTATATTACAACAATAAACAATAAAAAGGAAATTACAAGTTTCCAAAATAGAAAATATAAACCAAAATCTAAATTTATAGTTACTGTTTCTTCTTCTCTACTTCATTTACATCACCATCTTCCATTCCTTGATCTTGTATAACCTGCACACACAAAAGATAAGAAATGCaagatttttttttcgataaagggaatatattaatatcaagaagataccaattacacccagcctctgcaacaacgcaccaccctaatggcgctacggatgcacacatccaaaaaaaggaaaacaagactaagaaacaaaagtcccgctacagtatctcgggcctaacaacagcaatacatccaccgccaagacaacacctgaattacagactctccaaaaaacgacgcctccaagaagggaacaatgctcaaacaccatcgtcgcccaatcaaagatcttaggttttcaccctgaagatagtccccgctctcaagacAATGCCTCCAGCAaggccattgccaggcacaaccaattaaggccagaccttgggttttcaccctgaaaggtaggactctgcacttcacctgtgttgtcgcccccactttcataccgctgttgtgaagcctggaacaccaagcaagtctctcaacagtacagagacttgaacctcccttagctagtcctcccctccggccttcatgaaattctcttcttccgactttcatcatggatccatagtcacttgatgtcaacacagaaaaatagcttcgcgccgctccctctagaaccaatcggtcggaataaaagcatgggtgcgcacgaccgaatacctccaatccagcaaactccaggcaaagcactgttacattcgccggcggagccttccggaactcaaccccccggccagatcacgagtccaggcctccggtaggtcctcctcttcacgcaatagaggccctaggaccgccgcctttatacaggtcggacccccacgtcggcgaccatcccgggatggccaatccaaccctccaccggcgtcaccatcgccggcttccatgccccTCCATCTCTCCGCTGGATCATggtgatagatcaaaagatccaccaccaccaaccgcaggtcgaccctctccggcgtagaagagagccacctcctccgtcgaactcaaggctgctgccccgggcgccctcgtgacgcggaagaagcccgagatcgcctccacgcaccgacgagaggcgggggagggcatggcgcagaccgagggcctggccgccgcccaccaccagcccatGCCGGTGTGCTGCGGGTGGAAGCCTACGGGAGGGGAGGGGGACCGCAGCGCaagagccgccgccgcccatcaccatccgcgccggccgccgccgcgagcGTCGAGGAGGGGAGAGCCCATCCACCGTCCCCCACGTCGGCGAGgaaaggcccccgccgccgccgccacgccctgagggtctttgccccggcggcgctaccggcggcgatTAGGGTTGGGGAGGGGTTCGGGAGAGGAGGATTACAACAAATGCAAGATAAGTGGAATGccaaatgaaattcaaatttaagtggaaccaaggataaagatgACACTACCGAGCTGATCCGCAACAACTTATGAATCAAGCTATGTGACTAGAACACAGGCTGCTCACGCCAAAGGCAAAAAAGAGTCACCAGGACACATGTCCAACATTGCCTAATTTCTATTATAGCTACGGAATTATTGGACATAGTGAGAAGGCATGCCCAGCAAGAACCAGAAGAACATGTTCCAGTCAGTTTGGTCCATGGCTGCGTGAAATCCAAACGAAGAGAAAAATAGGGTTTCAAGCGATGGAGGTAATTTATGGAGAAGCAATAGTGCAGGCATCAATAACATTAAACATGGCAGTGATGGTCCATCATGGAGGAAGAATGCACCAGGTAGAGAGGATGAGGAAAGATCGAAACAAAGGGAGGAAAGAGAGGTGACGAGTACTCTTAAAATGAACCAGAGACCgtgggcgggaagaaattggtctTTGATGAAGAAAAATGAGTTACTGGAAATAAGATGAACACTGAAAAAGAATTTGGGAATGGAGGAAAAGAGAGTATTATCAACGAGAAAGAAAGAGAACAGGTTGCAGAGGGGCGAGCAAGCGAGAAGTCTGACCACAAAAAAGAAGGGTCTGATATCACATTAGAGAGCAAAGAACAGAATTCAGCGAAGTTTGTAACACATGGTACGTTTAAGCgcaaaaaaaataaataaatgggAAATACCAGACTCATCCTTTATTTATAGAGCAAAAGAAGAGAAACCCTGAATTTACGGATGTTGATGAGTGGACATAATTAAAGAAGAAGGCGAGAATGGAAGTTAATGGGGAAGAAGAGAAGGGAGAATTCACCACCTCAAAAATTATAAACGTTGGGCTGCAGGGACAACCTGACGGACCAAAATGAGAATATCAGGTTGGAACTGCCGGGGTTTGGGGAATGGCTCGGCAGAACTGGAGAGATTGAAGAAGATGCTTGGCATGGGAAACATGATAGTTAAAGATTGTGAAGGAAAGAGTGGTGGACTGGTAATGATGTGGAAGAGCAATATAAATCTGGAGTTATGTAATTTCTCAAGATATCACATAGATGTTGAAGTGGTGGAAGCTGATGGTTTCAAATGGCGGTGTACATGGATTTATGGAGAACCAGCAAGGGATAAAAAATGGAAGACATGGAAATTATTAAGAATCCTCAGCCAACAATCAAATCTTTCATGGTTATGCTTAGACGACTTTAACGAGATACTTTATAATCATGAGAAGAAAGGAGGTCCTGCCCGAGCACAATACCAGATGGAAAACTTCAGTATGGCTTTATATGATTGTGTTTTACGTGATTTGGGATATACGGGTGATAAATACACATGGCGGAACAACAATCACAATACCAACTTTTATATTAAAAAACGGCTGGATCGGGCAGTAGCTTCAAGAAGCTGGTGCTCATGGTTTCTGTCTTACCATGTTCTGAATGGGGACCCCTACCATTCAAATCACCAACCAGTGACAGTTCTAGTTCAAGGGTCAGCCTTTAGAGTAACTTGCATTAATTGGATGCAAAGGTTCAGATTTGAGGCCAAATGGTTGCTAGAGGAAGACTGTGAGAATGTAGTCAATAAGGTTTGAGCTGCAGCCAGATTGCGATGAGACCAAAATGTGTCTGAAATGCTAAAAACAGTAGCCCATGAACTCCATGATTGGGATACTAACATTCTTGGAGATTTGCCAAAAAAGAATCAAATCACTGAAGCAGGAGCTAGAAAATGTAAGACATCAATGAATTAATCTAGAACAAGTTGCACGTGAACATTTCTTGAAGGATAAATTGGACCGATTGGAACAACAGTGTGTCACCTTTTGGCGACAAAGAGCTCATGTAAAATGGCTTCAGGCAGGGGACAAGAACACAACCTTTTTCCATGCATTTTCCTCggaaaggaaaaaagaagaacACTTTGAAGAAGCTAAAGACTGAAGATGGTCGATGGGTAGAGGGAAACGAACCAGTAAAGGAGTACATTCAAAATTATTTTTTAGGATCTTTTCTTCCATGGCAAGATATGAGAATGAAACTGTCTTGCAATATGTCCACCCAAACGTTACTGCTGAAATGAACAATATCCTTTGTGCCGAATATTCATAAGAGGAAGTCAAAACTGCACTTAACAATATCGGTGACTTAAAATCCCTTGGACCGGATGGGATACCATCGGTGTTTTACGAACGCTTCTGGCATACCGTGGGAGAGCATATCACAGAAGAAGTACTAAATGTATTAAGGGGAGGACAGATGTCGGAACATTGGAATGAAACTCTAGTGGTTCTTTTCCTAAAAAAAATGCAAACGCAAAAACATTGAAGGACTTGCGATCCATAAGTATATGCAATGTTATCTACAAAATGGAGTCAAAAGTAATTGCCAACCGGCTAAAAATCATACTCCCTGATGTTATATCCCCAAACCAAAGCGCCTTTGTGCCAGGGCGTATGATATCAGATAATATCTTTTTAGCTTATGAATTGACACATTTCTTGCAGAGAAGAAAAATTGGTTCAGTCGGATATGCTGCGCTGAAATTAGATATGAGCAAGGCATaccactttgttgaatggattttTTGGAAGCCATTATGCACATACTTGGTTTTGATGGTAACTGGATTCAGCTAATTATGAAATCCATCACCACAGTGAGATACCAAATAAAGGTAAATGGGGACACTACAGAAGTTATTATTCTACAAAGGGATTTGAGACAAGGGGACCCACTTTCCCCTTATCTTTTTTTTATTATGCGCGGAAGGTTTCTCTACAATGTTATATGATGCCGAGCAGAATGGAAGATTGAAGGGGGTCAAAATTTGCAAGGATGCTCCTAGTATCAGTCATCTTTTATTTGCAGATGACTCACTATTATTGATGGAGTCTAATGCAAGCAACGCTCAAGAGGTGAATCGAATTTTGGAAATTTATGAATCTTGTTCTGGCCAAATGATTAATAAGGAAAAGTCTTCAATCCTACATAGCAAGAATACAAAACCGTGGCAGAAGGACAAAGTGAGGCAAGCATTGCATATTTTACCATAAGGGTTAGCCTCAAAGTACTTGGGTCTCCCAACATATATCGGAAAAGAAAAAATCAAAGATTTTCAGTTACAGAAAGGAGAAGGTGTGCAAAAAGTTACAAGGCTAGaggagaagatgttatcaaaagcCAGGAAGGAAATATTGATAAAGGCAGTAGCTCAAGCCATCCCATTGTACACAAGGGCTTGTTTCGACATCACTAAATCTCTGTGTGATGATCTAAGCTCAATGATAAGGCACTATCGGTGGagccaaatggataaaaaatgcatTGGGTTCCTGGAATAAGTTGTCGAAGCCGAAGAAGGATGGAGGACTGGGATTCAGAGATATCTACTCGCTTAACCTAGCTATGCTAGCAAGGCAAGCATCGAGAATTATTCAGAACCCTTCATCCTTATGCGCCACAGTTTTGGCAGCAAGATATTACCCAGGCAAATCTCCCTTTGAAGTTACTCTAGGTAATTGCATATCTTATGCATGGCGAAGTATACTCAAAGGATTTCAACTTTTGAAGAAAGGCATCATTTGGAGATTTGGCAATGGGAAATATATTAAGGTTTGGATGGATCCCTGGATCCCACGTGAAGGGACAAGAAGAGTTATATCTCAAAAGGGAATACTACCATAACTATGGACAGAGGTGAGGGTCTAACCTGAGGTAGAAGGAGGCTGCACGGAGGAACTCTTTCTTCTTAGGGTTACAGAGATAGAAGCACCTTATATAGGTCAGGACTGGGCTGGGCCAGATGGGCCACAACAGAGAACAAGAAGATAGCCCAATAGATACACCAACAGTTATCCAACACTCCCCCTCATGATGGGTGATAAATATCAATCATCCTCATCTTGGCATAGGCAAGATTACACTCCTTTGATCCCAGTCCTTTTGTTAAACAGTCTGCCACTTGTTGTCTTGATCTCACATAAGCCAATGAGATAATCCCTGCATCAATCTTTTATTTAATAAAGAATCTGTCTATCTCCACATATTTAGTTCGCTCATGCTGGACAAGGTTGTTTGCTATGTTTATGGCAGACATATTATCACACCACACTTTCAAGCTCCCTAGTCTTAAATTTTTTAGCTCTCTTAGAAGGTTTCGTACCCACAACATTTCACCCAGGCCCTGCGACATAGCTCTGTACTCTGCTTCGGCTGTTGATTTCGAGACAACagattgtttcttacttctccATGACACCAAATTTCCTCCAACAAAAACACAATACTCTGAGGTAGATCTTTGATCATCTAAGCAGCTAGCCCAATCTGCATCACAATATCCATCTACATTTAGGTGTCCATTACTTTTAAACCACAATCGTTTTCCCGGAGTGCCCTTCAAGTATCTCAAGATTCTTTGAGCTGCTTCCAAGTGTCCATCCCTTGGGTCATGCATATAGCGACTTACTACACTCACTGCAAATGATATATCTGGTCGCTTGTGGCATAAGTATATTAGTCTTCCAACAAGTATTTGATATTTATCCTTGTCTATGGGTTCTCCAGACTCTGCTGTAATTTTATTATTTGGTCAATAGGTGTTGAAGCCACTCGGCACCCCAGCATGCCCATATCATCTAAGAGATCTAATGTATACTTTCTTTGAGATAGAGATATCCCTTTTGACGATCTTGCAACTTCTATTCCAAGGAAGTATTTAAGTATTCCCAAATCTTTCACCTCAAAGGCTTGACTCAAGCATCCTTTCAGTTTTGCGATttccacatcatcatctcccgtgataataatatcatcaacatacacaGCAAGGATAGTGATTTTCTGCTCAGAATGTCTGTAAAATAAGGCATGGTCTCCATTGCATTGACCATATCCCATGCCACACACCACTTGTCTAAACCTGCCAAACCAGGCCCGTGGagattgtttgagaccatatagagaTTTCTTTAGTCTACATACCATTCCTTTAGTTTCAGGTCTGACAAATCCTAGTGGCATCTCCATATACACCTCTCTTGAAGATCAACATGCAGAAATGCATTTTTGACATCAAGTTGATGCAAGGGCCATCCGAAATTTGCTGCACAAGAGATCAATATTCTGACAGTGCTCATTTTTGCCACTGGTGCAaacgtctcatcatagtcaatgcCATAAGTCTGACTATATCCTCTTGCCACAAGCCTTGCCTTATACCTCTCCACTTTTCCTTCTGCATTTTGTTTTACAGAATAGATCCACTTACAGCCTACTGTATTCTTTCCTTTAGGGAGATATGTCAACTCCCATGTTTTACTTTTCTTCAATGCCTCCAATTCTTCCATCATTGCATTGCACCATCTCGGGTCCAACATGGCCTCCTTCCAATCCTTAGGAACAGATACAGTTTGCAGCGAAGCAACAAAAGCCCGAAA
This Lolium perenne isolate Kyuss_39 chromosome 1, Kyuss_2.0, whole genome shotgun sequence DNA region includes the following protein-coding sequences:
- the LOC127295998 gene encoding gibberellin 2-beta-dioxygenase 3, whose protein sequence is MVVLAKGELEQIALPAVHRAAPPLADVPEVDLAAAWSGGAEGRTAAARAVAAACEEHGFFKVTGHGVPVQLLACVEAAAAAFFALQQREKEAAMSAAAPGSPFGYASKRIGNNGDLGWVEYLLLGVTAAGASTEDRSADAPLSVPAEEAAPSEWRCSFRDLLNEYTVAVRRMACSVLELMAEGLGMAESNAFARLVLHEDSDSMLRVNHYPPRPEQKQLHGGAGGNGRVTGFGEHTDPQIISVLRSNATSGLEIALRDGSWVSVPPDQSSFFVNVGDALQVLTNGRFRSVRHRVMMNSIRSRVSVIFFGGPPPLETLAPLPELVGEGGRRRYREFTWREYKASAYRTKLAENRLCHFETTI